In Acidobacteriota bacterium, one genomic interval encodes:
- a CDS encoding CehA/McbA family metallohydrolase codes for MSFSTSAQQPAKVELVELQPLIAQVRRLIEAMDYLGAPFAVADKKTLEQAGNSTDPVKTRRTIQDVLDRYCLFDIHINPESRVKVAQGLVKPELVESGWRTFLVKVRNEAGVTAQIKVQSQNAEKVSSRGPRGSSMSPRPEQTIGDRDVRDRWLDLAMFDKPPMKPQLSGLELEYRIIQLYSRDAGRREARIGFNVGQGSQDIGFRNETDTLFNCQPAADVTLRVLDEHGKPTTASFVIRDAQGHVYPLQTKRLAPDFDFHPQIYRTDREQIKLPAGDYTVEFTRGPEYVSKREPMKIVDGKSQSFTFKLERWIELTKLGWYSGDHHIHAAGCMHYETPSQGVKPEDMIRHILGEDLNVGSVLTWGPCYYYQKQFFEAKDNQLSTAENLMRYDVEVSGFPSSHAGHLVLLRLKDQDFPGAKVIEDWPTWDLPVLQWAKSQGAVVGFAHSGWGLEVKEDYDLPIYEVPKFDGIGANEYIVDVTHDAVDFISTVDTPILWELNIWYHTLNAGFRTRISGETDFPCIYGERVGLGRSYVKLDGKLSYDAWVSGIRDGRAYVTDGKSHLLDFRVNDAAVGVAGSELKLDKPQSVRVRANIAARLDEQPNEAIRKRRYDEKPYWDLERARIGASREVPVELIVNGHAVARKTILADGAIREVTFDVPIEQSSWVALRVPASSHTNPIFVLVEGKPIRPSKRSAEWCLNAVDQCWSQKAPKISAKERPAAEAAYEHARQVYRRILGESKTD; via the coding sequence ATGTCGTTTTCGACTTCCGCGCAACAACCTGCGAAGGTCGAGCTAGTCGAACTTCAACCACTCATTGCACAGGTCAGACGATTGATTGAGGCGATGGATTATTTGGGTGCGCCATTCGCCGTCGCCGATAAAAAAACGCTGGAACAAGCCGGCAACTCAACTGATCCCGTGAAAACACGTCGCACCATTCAGGATGTGCTGGATCGTTATTGTCTGTTTGACATCCACATCAACCCGGAAAGTCGCGTCAAAGTCGCGCAAGGCCTGGTCAAACCGGAGCTGGTCGAAAGCGGTTGGCGCACGTTTCTGGTCAAAGTTCGTAACGAAGCTGGTGTGACCGCGCAGATCAAAGTCCAAAGCCAGAACGCCGAGAAGGTTTCTTCGCGCGGCCCGCGTGGATCGAGCATGAGCCCCCGACCTGAGCAGACCATTGGCGACCGTGATGTCCGCGATCGGTGGTTGGATTTGGCAATGTTCGACAAGCCGCCGATGAAACCGCAGCTTTCCGGCCTGGAATTGGAATACCGAATCATACAGCTATACAGCCGCGATGCCGGTCGCCGCGAAGCGCGCATCGGGTTCAATGTCGGCCAGGGATCGCAAGACATAGGCTTTCGCAACGAAACGGACACCTTGTTCAACTGTCAACCAGCAGCAGATGTGACGCTACGCGTGTTGGACGAACACGGAAAACCTACGACGGCTTCATTCGTCATACGCGATGCGCAGGGTCATGTGTATCCGCTGCAAACCAAACGGCTCGCGCCGGATTTCGACTTCCATCCGCAGATTTATCGAACCGACAGAGAACAGATCAAACTTCCGGCTGGCGATTACACCGTCGAATTCACGCGCGGCCCGGAATACGTGTCGAAGCGCGAACCGATGAAAATTGTTGACGGCAAGTCGCAGAGCTTCACCTTCAAACTGGAACGCTGGATCGAACTGACTAAACTTGGCTGGTATTCAGGCGATCATCATATTCATGCGGCGGGCTGTATGCATTACGAAACGCCTTCGCAAGGCGTAAAGCCCGAAGACATGATCCGCCACATCCTCGGCGAAGATTTGAACGTCGGCAGCGTGCTGACCTGGGGGCCGTGTTATTACTACCAAAAGCAATTTTTTGAAGCGAAAGACAATCAACTTTCGACGGCAGAAAACCTGATGCGATACGACGTGGAAGTATCCGGCTTTCCTTCCAGCCACGCGGGACACTTGGTGCTGCTGCGGTTAAAAGATCAGGACTTTCCTGGCGCAAAAGTGATCGAAGATTGGCCGACGTGGGATTTGCCTGTGTTGCAATGGGCAAAATCCCAAGGGGCAGTCGTCGGTTTTGCGCATTCCGGCTGGGGGTTGGAAGTCAAAGAAGATTACGACCTGCCGATTTATGAAGTACCGAAGTTCGACGGCATCGGCGCAAACGAATACATAGTGGACGTCACACACGATGCAGTGGATTTCATTTCGACCGTGGACACGCCCATCCTGTGGGAGTTGAACATTTGGTACCACACGCTCAATGCAGGTTTCCGCACGCGAATCAGCGGCGAAACGGATTTTCCCTGCATTTATGGCGAGCGAGTCGGTTTGGGGCGCAGCTATGTCAAACTCGATGGCAAGCTGAGTTACGACGCATGGGTTTCGGGCATTCGCGATGGGCGAGCTTACGTCACGGACGGCAAAAGCCATTTGCTGGATTTTCGGGTAAATGACGCTGCGGTGGGCGTCGCTGGCAGCGAACTGAAACTCGACAAACCGCAATCAGTTCGCGTCAGGGCCAACATCGCAGCGCGTTTGGATGAACAACCCAACGAAGCAATTCGCAAACGGCGTTACGATGAAAAACCATATTGGGATTTGGAACGTGCACGCATCGGTGCATCGCGCGAAGTGCCTGTGGAATTGATCGTTAACGGGCATGCCGTGGCGAGAAAAACCATTCTGGCCGATGGCGCGATTCGCGAAGTGACGTTTGATGTTCCGATTGAACAAAGCAGTTGGGTTGCATTGCGCGTACCGGCATCATCCCACACCAATCCGATTTTTGTTCTGGTGGAGGGCAAACCGATTCGCCCTTCCAAACGAAGCGCCGAATGGTGTTTGAATGCCGTGGATCAATGCTGGAGCCAGAAAGCGCCGAAGATTTCTGCCAAAGAACGTCCGGCTGCCGAAGCGGCTTATGAACACGCGCGACAGGTGTATCGCCGGATTCTGGGGGAGAGCAAAACCGATTGA
- a CDS encoding tetratricopeptide repeat protein: MLSPKILAHSIFLLGIMLAITAQAQSSRTASAASYLERGNEWLAKGDLERAIADYDLAIAFDGSIAIGYYNRALARQQKGDVEGALNDFNRCIKLNPRFASAYLNRGAFRHSQGQYDAAISDFSQAIEITPKDSKAWANRGTVRGERGDLSGAIADLDQAIKLDRRNAPALTNRCAALYRRGELDAAIADCNQALKLNANDAFAWNSRAMAREKKGDADGALADLDRAIALDPNRADFYSNRGAVWLAKGEPERALDDLNHSLSLNPNLAETWYHRGIVWFAKEDFVRAAEDFSQTLRLNPNLADAYCSRGVIWLRLRKIAEAEADFARCRAFGATPMPEAEKLLKAMKEHKPR; the protein is encoded by the coding sequence ATGCTCAGCCCAAAAATTCTGGCCCATTCAATTTTCTTGTTGGGGATCATGCTAGCGATAACCGCCCAAGCGCAATCTTCCCGCACAGCGTCGGCCGCTTCTTATCTGGAACGCGGAAACGAGTGGTTGGCGAAGGGCGATTTGGAGCGAGCCATTGCCGATTACGATCTCGCCATTGCTTTTGATGGAAGCATCGCCATCGGTTATTACAATCGCGCCCTGGCTCGGCAACAAAAGGGCGACGTGGAAGGCGCACTGAATGATTTCAACCGCTGCATCAAATTAAATCCGCGCTTTGCCAGTGCCTACCTCAACCGTGGTGCTTTTCGCCATAGCCAGGGGCAATACGATGCGGCGATCAGCGACTTTAGCCAAGCGATTGAGATTACACCGAAAGATTCAAAAGCGTGGGCCAATCGTGGCACAGTACGGGGCGAACGTGGCGATTTATCCGGCGCCATTGCTGACCTTGATCAGGCAATCAAGCTCGACCGGCGCAATGCCCCTGCCTTGACCAACCGCTGCGCGGCGCTTTACCGCCGAGGCGAGTTGGACGCAGCGATTGCCGATTGCAATCAGGCGCTCAAGTTGAATGCGAATGACGCCTTTGCCTGGAACAGCCGAGCAATGGCGCGAGAAAAGAAAGGCGATGCAGACGGCGCACTGGCTGATCTTGATCGTGCCATTGCGCTCGATCCGAATCGAGCCGATTTTTATAGCAATCGTGGCGCGGTTTGGCTGGCGAAGGGTGAGCCGGAACGCGCCCTTGATGATTTGAATCACTCTCTTTCGCTCAATCCGAACCTGGCGGAAACCTGGTACCACCGTGGCATCGTGTGGTTTGCGAAGGAGGATTTCGTGCGGGCAGCCGAAGATTTCAGCCAAACTCTCCGGCTCAATCCGAATCTGGCCGATGCTTACTGTAGCCGTGGCGTCATCTGGTTACGGTTAAGAAAAATAGCAGAAGCCGAAGCTGACTTTGCTCGGTGTCGCGCGTTTGGCGCAACTCCCATGCCTGAGGCGGAAAAATTGTTGAAGGCAATGAAAGAACACAAGCCACGGTAA
- a CDS encoding DUF2270 domain-containing protein, which yields MLAEKTILFPNETVATSNSLPIPSTPSEYINALAHYYRGEMARMTSWRDRIDRTTNWAITVAAAMLSVSLSSPSSHHGVLLFAMLLVFLLLVIESRRYRFFDVYRRRVRLLERNYYAAVFAPAQGLDANWMQLIGNDLRVPQFYISLQQGMARRLRRNYCWLFLILLLAWTLKTTSAVLQPGLAELGFVHSPGELLHNAAIVYIPGWLVLAGVLTFYAWLGYVMFKYQKVEGELSYGEVHV from the coding sequence ATGCTTGCTGAAAAAACGATTTTGTTTCCCAACGAGACAGTAGCGACTTCCAATTCCCTGCCAATCCCTTCTACACCGTCCGAATACATCAACGCGCTGGCGCATTATTACCGCGGCGAAATGGCGCGAATGACGAGCTGGCGTGATCGGATTGACCGCACCACGAATTGGGCCATCACGGTGGCGGCGGCCATGTTGTCCGTGTCGCTGTCTTCGCCAAGTTCGCATCACGGCGTGTTGCTGTTTGCGATGCTGCTGGTCTTTTTATTGCTGGTGATCGAATCGCGACGCTATCGTTTTTTCGATGTGTATCGGCGGCGAGTCCGGTTGTTGGAGCGAAATTATTACGCGGCAGTCTTTGCTCCTGCCCAAGGGTTGGATGCGAACTGGATGCAGTTGATCGGCAATGACCTGCGCGTACCGCAATTTTACATATCGCTGCAACAAGGCATGGCGCGCAGGTTGCGGAGGAATTATTGCTGGCTGTTTTTGATTTTACTTTTGGCGTGGACGCTGAAAACAACCAGCGCAGTATTACAGCCGGGACTGGCAGAACTTGGCTTCGTTCATTCGCCCGGAGAACTGCTGCACAATGCCGCCATTGTTTACATTCCCGGCTGGTTGGTGCTGGCTGGCGTGCTGACGTTTTACGCCTGGCTGGGTTACGTGATGTTCAAATATCAAAAGGTGGAAGGCGAATTAAGCTACGGC
- a CDS encoding winged helix-turn-helix domain-containing protein: protein MSHQPKVIYEFSHYRLDAAERLLLRNGEAVPLQPKVFDLLCVLVEQHGHLLEKDELMKLVWPDAVVEEANLANNVSILRKTLSEDGERFIETVPKRGYRFVAPVGKQERLMVSEAKPPVPPDTKSTKRRPALAILLMVLLLAGIAGVVIFWRSQRRPDAPDATIKSIAVLPLRAVQPNERDESLEIGATSILITRLGSLRQLVVRPENAVEQYARPGQDPLAAGREQKVDAVLDSRYQRSGDRFRFTMRLLRVTDGTTVWGDTFDQKADDLFAIEDALSDKAATALRLTLTGAEKELLAKRYTSSPEAYLLYAKGRYLLHQRRKPDTEKANDYFQRAIALDPSFALAYAILGHSYASLAWDFPDQEFRLKAMAAHDQALKLDGQLAEAHSYLACYKQTTEWDYNAAEQHHQRALELNPNSADVRLEHAVYLAMLGRFEQAIPEIKKAEELDPTDQWISRLVALVLFYAGCYDETIEQVRKAIDLNNRAGDYGWMIRAYRMKGDEQNAFAAALKQAEVRGTKPEEIADMKAAFATEGWKGILRNRLNRKLEQEKREYVPQWEIAMHYAQLGEKEQALARLQKAVEDRNFFVVSLKVEPAWDAYRTDPRFKALVRRVGLAP, encoded by the coding sequence ATGAGCCATCAGCCAAAAGTCATTTATGAATTCAGTCATTACCGGCTGGACGCCGCCGAGCGCCTGTTACTGCGCAATGGCGAGGCCGTCCCGCTCCAACCCAAAGTCTTCGACTTGCTGTGCGTGCTGGTCGAGCAGCATGGCCACCTGCTGGAAAAAGATGAATTGATGAAATTGGTCTGGCCGGACGCCGTCGTTGAGGAAGCCAATCTGGCCAACAACGTCTCAATCCTGCGGAAAACGCTGAGTGAAGATGGTGAGCGATTCATCGAAACCGTGCCGAAACGCGGCTACAGATTTGTCGCGCCGGTCGGGAAGCAGGAACGACTGATGGTAAGTGAGGCGAAGCCGCCAGTCCCGCCGGACACCAAATCTACAAAGAGGCGGCCCGCGCTTGCCATCTTGCTGATGGTTTTGCTGCTGGCTGGGATTGCAGGCGTGGTTATTTTCTGGCGCTCGCAACGTCGGCCAGACGCGCCTGACGCAACGATCAAATCAATCGCTGTATTGCCACTCCGGGCTGTCCAACCCAACGAACGGGACGAATCATTGGAAATAGGGGCGACCAGTATTTTGATCACCCGGCTCGGCAGCCTGCGCCAGTTAGTTGTTCGACCGGAAAACGCAGTCGAACAGTACGCACGTCCTGGTCAGGACCCGCTTGCCGCAGGCCGCGAACAGAAAGTGGATGCGGTGCTCGACAGTCGCTACCAGCGTTCGGGCGACAGGTTCAGGTTCACGATGCGACTGCTGCGCGTGACGGATGGAACAACCGTGTGGGGCGACACCTTTGATCAGAAGGCCGACGATCTTTTCGCCATCGAAGATGCGCTTTCCGACAAAGCCGCCACTGCGCTCAGATTGACCCTGACCGGAGCGGAAAAAGAATTGTTGGCAAAACGCTATACCAGCAGCCCCGAAGCCTATCTGCTTTACGCCAAAGGCCGTTACCTACTGCATCAGCGTCGGAAGCCGGACACCGAAAAAGCCAACGACTATTTCCAGCGCGCGATTGCTCTTGATCCAAGTTTTGCCCTTGCATACGCCATATTGGGCCATTCGTATGCCTCATTGGCCTGGGACTTTCCAGACCAGGAATTCAGGTTGAAAGCAATGGCCGCTCACGATCAGGCGCTCAAGCTCGACGGCCAACTGGCCGAAGCTCACTCGTACCTTGCCTGCTACAAACAAACCACGGAATGGGACTACAACGCAGCCGAACAACACCACCAGCGCGCTCTAGAACTCAATCCCAACTCAGCGGACGTGCGGCTGGAGCATGCTGTTTACCTGGCAATGTTGGGGCGCTTTGAGCAGGCCATCCCGGAGATCAAAAAAGCGGAAGAACTCGACCCGACAGATCAATGGATCAGCCGGCTTGTCGCGTTGGTGCTTTTTTACGCAGGTTGTTATGACGAAACGATCGAACAGGTGCGCAAGGCAATTGACCTGAATAATAGGGCTGGTGACTATGGATGGATGATCAGAGCCTATCGAATGAAAGGCGATGAGCAAAACGCTTTTGCCGCGGCATTGAAACAAGCCGAAGTTCGTGGAACTAAGCCGGAGGAGATTGCCGATATGAAGGCAGCTTTTGCCACAGAAGGATGGAAGGGAATTTTGAGAAATAGACTTAACCGCAAGCTGGAGCAGGAGAAGCGCGAATATGTTCCGCAATGGGAGATCGCGATGCACTATGCACAATTGGGCGAAAAAGAGCAGGCGCTTGCGCGGTTGCAAAAAGCGGTCGAGGATCGCAATTTCTTTGTCGTCTCACTCAAAGTTGAACCTGCTTGGGACGCTTATCGCACCGACCCGCGCTTCAAGGCGCTGGTGCGGCGCGTTGGACTCGCGCCATAA
- a CDS encoding DinB family protein — translation MNDSILRQNLVDLLRGGQAHASAKQALDGLKPELRNVRPANGEHSVWEDFEHMRLAQEDILRYTVDTSWVSPPFPDGYWPKATEQVTEEAWTESVAAFFADLEEVIELAQNPDVDLTAEIPHGEGGHTYLREILLVADHNAYHLGQIVQTRKALGDWSK, via the coding sequence ATGAACGATTCAATCCTGCGTCAAAACCTCGTTGATCTGCTGCGTGGCGGACAGGCGCACGCCTCGGCAAAGCAAGCATTGGATGGCCTGAAGCCGGAACTACGCAATGTGCGACCGGCGAACGGGGAACATTCCGTTTGGGAAGACTTTGAGCATATGCGATTGGCGCAGGAAGACATTTTGCGCTACACGGTTGACACTTCCTGGGTTTCGCCGCCGTTTCCCGATGGGTATTGGCCGAAGGCCACTGAGCAGGTGACGGAAGAAGCCTGGACGGAATCGGTGGCAGCGTTTTTTGCCGATCTCGAAGAAGTCATCGAGTTGGCGCAAAACCCGGACGTGGATTTGACGGCGGAAATTCCGCACGGTGAAGGCGGGCACACGTATTTGCGCGAAATCCTGTTGGTCGCGGATCACAACGCCTATCACCTCGGCCAGATAGTTCAAACGCGAAAAGCGCTCGGCGATTGGAGCAAATAG